Proteins encoded together in one Hymenobacter monticola window:
- a CDS encoding helix-hairpin-helix domain-containing protein, with protein MRNGLAGLVAGSALLLSHSLKAQDYVRRAPDLDRLTQELFAEIQSDQVPYEDLYETLLQYYQTPINLNTATREELRGLLLLNENQITTLLKHRQENGDLLSVYELQSIEGYDLRTINRILPFVTVQSSNANRSRGTLWQRIAREDNNALFLRYERVLQQRQGYTPPTIYQGQPTTRYLGSPDKMLIRYRVSHTKDFSLGFSLEKDAGEQFIWNPKNGQFGADYVSAHFVLQERGRLKTLALGDYQLQFGQGLLLSSGLGVGKGAETITTLRRSSLGVRAYSSLLENTFFRGGAATVQVAPTVQATAFVSHKNVDANLQQSQDSLAQFDEFTSGLLYTGFHRTASELANRHQLQETIGGGNATYTSRDGNLAIGATGVFTHYGTALLKRPEPYNRFEFSGKENLALSLNYSYVYRNFLLFGETARSSGGGLGTVNGLLASLGPQVDAALLVRHYDADFHTLYGNAFSENTRNINETGVYLGLKVRPIAQWEISAYYDQFRFPWLRYRASSPTDGHDALVRVAYSPTKTSLLYVQARQRLKPRDLATADLVNIAANRVLPLPGEQLRQSLLVYYNTDVSTALSLRTRMQTSRLRDDTNLAWRSGYALAQDVSYQLNRSLKLTARYSLFDADDYDTRQYVYEQDVLLAVSIPALYGQGTRVYGIAEIRLNRSMTLWLRYAETRYRHQGTIGSGLETIQGSLRNEVKAQLRVKF; from the coding sequence ATGCGAAACGGCCTGGCTGGGCTGGTAGCTGGCAGCGCCTTGCTGCTAAGTCATTCGCTGAAAGCGCAGGACTACGTGCGGCGCGCGCCCGACCTCGACCGATTGACGCAGGAGCTGTTTGCCGAAATCCAGTCGGACCAGGTACCCTACGAGGACCTGTACGAGACGCTGCTGCAGTACTACCAAACGCCCATCAACCTCAACACCGCCACCCGCGAGGAGCTGCGCGGGTTGCTGCTGCTCAACGAAAACCAGATAACCACGCTGCTCAAGCACCGCCAGGAAAACGGCGACCTGCTGAGCGTGTATGAGCTGCAAAGCATTGAGGGCTACGACCTGCGCACCATCAACCGCATTCTGCCCTTCGTGACAGTGCAAAGCAGCAACGCCAACCGCAGCCGCGGCACGCTGTGGCAGCGCATTGCCCGCGAAGACAACAACGCCCTGTTTCTGCGCTACGAGCGGGTGCTGCAGCAGCGCCAGGGCTACACGCCGCCCACCATCTACCAGGGCCAGCCCACTACGCGCTACCTCGGCTCGCCCGACAAGATGCTCATTCGCTACCGCGTGAGCCACACCAAGGACTTTAGCCTGGGCTTTTCTCTGGAAAAGGACGCCGGTGAGCAATTCATTTGGAACCCGAAGAACGGGCAGTTCGGAGCCGACTATGTGTCGGCGCACTTCGTGCTGCAGGAGCGGGGGCGGCTCAAAACCCTGGCGCTGGGCGACTACCAGCTGCAGTTCGGGCAGGGGCTGCTGCTGTCGTCGGGCCTGGGCGTGGGCAAGGGGGCCGAAACCATTACCACGCTGCGGCGCTCGTCGCTGGGCGTGCGAGCGTACTCGTCGCTGCTCGAAAACACGTTTTTCCGGGGCGGGGCGGCCACGGTGCAGGTGGCGCCCACGGTGCAGGCCACGGCGTTTGTGTCGCACAAGAACGTGGACGCCAACCTGCAGCAAAGCCAGGATTCGCTGGCGCAGTTCGACGAGTTTACTTCGGGCCTGCTCTACACCGGCTTCCACCGCACGGCCTCGGAGCTGGCCAACCGCCACCAGCTGCAGGAAACCATCGGGGGCGGCAACGCCACTTACACCAGCCGCGACGGCAACCTGGCCATCGGGGCCACGGGCGTGTTCACGCACTACGGCACGGCCTTGCTCAAGCGCCCTGAGCCCTACAACCGCTTCGAGTTCAGCGGCAAGGAAAACCTGGCCCTCAGCCTCAACTACAGCTACGTGTACCGCAACTTCCTGCTTTTTGGCGAGACGGCGCGCAGCAGCGGGGGCGGCCTGGGCACCGTGAACGGCCTGCTGGCCAGCCTGGGCCCGCAAGTGGACGCGGCCCTGCTGGTGCGCCACTACGACGCCGACTTCCACACGCTCTACGGCAACGCCTTCAGCGAAAACACCCGCAACATCAACGAAACCGGCGTGTACCTCGGCCTGAAGGTGCGGCCCATTGCGCAGTGGGAAATATCGGCCTACTACGACCAGTTCCGCTTTCCGTGGTTGCGCTACCGGGCCAGTTCGCCCACCGACGGCCACGACGCCCTGGTGCGCGTGGCCTATTCGCCCACCAAAACCAGCTTGCTCTACGTGCAGGCCCGCCAGCGCCTCAAGCCCCGCGACCTGGCCACCGCTGACCTTGTCAACATCGCCGCCAACCGCGTGCTACCCCTGCCCGGCGAGCAGCTGCGCCAAAGCCTGCTGGTGTACTACAACACCGACGTGAGCACGGCGCTCAGCCTGCGCACCCGCATGCAAACCTCGCGCCTGCGCGACGACACCAATCTGGCCTGGCGCAGCGGCTACGCCCTGGCCCAGGACGTGAGCTACCAGCTCAACCGCAGCCTCAAGCTCACCGCCCGCTACTCGCTCTTCGACGCCGACGACTACGACACCCGCCAGTACGTGTATGAGCAGGACGTGCTGCTGGCCGTGTCCATCCCCGCCCTCTACGGCCAGGGCACCCGCGTCTACGGCATCGCCGAAATCCGCCTCAACCGCTCCATGACGCTGTGGCTGCGCTACGCCGAAACCCGCTACCGCCACCAGGGCACAATTGGGAGCGGCCTCGAAACCATTCAGGGCTCGCTGCGCAACGAGGTGAAGGCGCAATTGCGGGTGAAGTTTTAG
- a CDS encoding sensor histidine kinase — protein MIPSLSAASQDFLDGMSHEIRTPLNGVLGMARQLSKTNLDAHQQELLRVINASGQHLLGVIDDVLDMARISAGPLDFEQVAFNLFDSISQALQPGQEQAKAKGLAFYENLTASSLPSAWVVGDPYRLNQILLNLVSNAIKFTEQGSISVTARPVTQTATHLTLEFQVADTGVGIPTPRPVPAPESPARSCASLTRRFSGTGLRLGISRALVEQLGGTLRVNSTPGLGSTFAFTLTLPTAEPPAAAAGRANFNTGALAGLRVLLVDDNEINREVARFMLEEWGVLPEEAVDGEQGLQLLSHHDYDVVLMDIQMPRLNGVEVTQAVRRLPDPRRAQVPILALTANAFREDNERYRAAGMNDTLAKPFDEAELYAKLEALHAAPRGPAPYNLTKLRTMAHGRAAFVTRIIRSFLANMPASLGQLREAAATSQWDRAAEITHHIKPSLEMMGVADVAPLVAVLEKAPRPGQPTAERPALTAQLVALVERALAAVPTELPAETQA, from the coding sequence TTGATTCCTTCTTTATCTGCTGCCTCGCAGGATTTCCTGGATGGCATGAGCCACGAAATCCGCACGCCCCTGAACGGCGTGTTGGGCATGGCCCGCCAGCTGTCCAAAACCAACCTCGACGCCCATCAGCAAGAGTTGCTGCGCGTCATCAATGCCTCGGGCCAGCACCTGCTGGGAGTTATCGACGACGTGCTGGACATGGCCCGGATTTCGGCCGGCCCGCTCGATTTTGAGCAGGTAGCGTTCAACCTGTTTGACTCGATAAGCCAGGCGCTGCAGCCTGGCCAGGAGCAGGCGAAGGCCAAAGGCTTGGCTTTTTACGAAAACCTCACGGCCAGCTCTTTGCCTTCGGCCTGGGTGGTGGGCGACCCCTACCGCCTCAACCAAATCCTGCTCAACCTGGTGAGCAACGCCATTAAGTTCACCGAGCAGGGCAGCATCAGCGTGACGGCACGCCCGGTAACTCAGACTGCCACCCACCTTACGCTCGAATTTCAGGTTGCCGACACCGGCGTTGGCATTCCAACGCCCCGGCCGGTCCCGGCGCCGGAGAGCCCCGCCCGGTCCTGTGCCAGCCTCACGCGGCGGTTTAGTGGCACGGGCCTGCGGCTGGGCATCAGCCGGGCGCTGGTGGAGCAACTGGGCGGCACGCTTCGCGTGAACAGCACGCCGGGCCTAGGCAGCACCTTTGCCTTTACGCTCACGCTCCCGACTGCCGAGCCGCCCGCGGCGGCCGCCGGACGGGCCAACTTCAACACGGGTGCGCTGGCCGGGCTGCGGGTGCTGCTGGTCGACGACAACGAAATCAACCGCGAGGTGGCCCGCTTCATGCTGGAAGAATGGGGCGTGCTGCCGGAAGAGGCCGTGGACGGCGAGCAGGGCCTGCAACTGCTCAGCCACCACGACTACGACGTGGTGCTGATGGACATACAGATGCCCCGCCTGAACGGCGTGGAAGTGACCCAGGCCGTGCGCCGGCTGCCCGACCCCAGGCGGGCCCAGGTGCCCATTTTGGCCCTCACGGCCAATGCCTTCCGCGAAGACAACGAGCGCTACCGCGCCGCCGGCATGAACGACACCCTGGCCAAGCCCTTCGACGAAGCCGAACTGTATGCTAAGCTGGAGGCCCTGCATGCCGCCCCGCGCGGCCCCGCGCCCTACAACCTGACCAAGCTGCGCACCATGGCCCACGGGCGCGCGGCTTTCGTGACGCGCATTATCCGCTCGTTTCTCGCCAACATGCCCGCCAGCCTCGGGCAGCTACGCGAAGCCGCCGCCACCAGCCAGTGGGACCGGGCGGCCGAAATCACGCACCACATCAAACCCAGCCTGGAAATGATGGGCGTGGCCGACGTAGCGCCCCTGGTAGCGGTGCTCGAAAAAGCCCCCCGCCCGGGCCAGCCCACCGCCGAGCGCCCCGCCTTGACCGCGCAATTGGTGGCCCTGGTGGAGCGGGCACTGGCCGCCGTGCCGACCGAGTTGCCTGCGGAGACGCAGGCTTAA
- a CDS encoding NHL repeat-containing protein, which yields MRFPSLLPAALALLLTTASCSQAQSDTSEKGDKKAKNAKGGDRRKDKTAASEVQGLVKVGSLKGVVPESSGLAQAPKAGHYYSFGDDGNRPILYEITGTGEGAGKLDVPADNTDWESLSRDGQGNYYIGDCGNNESTRHDLRIIKFRPDTPAKAGIIAFQYPDQNEFPPKKKQRNFDCEASLWHDGRVWLFTKDRGQSSTSNVYSVPDQPGDYTAKKVGAIAIPGQVTDAALRPDGRRLVLLGRGELFILDGNSWADILKATPRQVALTGAGQTEGAVFKDDKTLLISTEQGGLFEYTLP from the coding sequence ATGCGCTTTCCTTCCCTCCTTCCGGCCGCGCTGGCCTTGCTGCTCACCACCGCTTCCTGCTCGCAGGCCCAATCCGACACCTCCGAGAAAGGCGACAAAAAAGCCAAAAACGCCAAGGGCGGCGACCGCCGCAAAGACAAAACCGCCGCCTCCGAAGTCCAGGGACTCGTCAAGGTGGGTTCGCTCAAGGGCGTGGTGCCCGAAAGCTCCGGCCTGGCCCAGGCCCCCAAGGCCGGCCACTACTACAGCTTCGGCGACGACGGCAACCGGCCCATTCTATACGAAATCACGGGCACCGGCGAGGGAGCGGGCAAGCTGGACGTGCCCGCCGACAACACCGACTGGGAAAGCCTGAGCCGCGACGGCCAGGGCAACTACTACATCGGCGACTGCGGCAACAACGAAAGCACGCGCCACGACCTGCGCATCATCAAATTCCGGCCCGATACTCCGGCCAAAGCGGGCATCATCGCCTTCCAATACCCCGACCAAAACGAGTTTCCTCCCAAGAAAAAGCAGCGCAACTTCGACTGCGAAGCCAGCCTCTGGCACGACGGCCGGGTGTGGCTGTTCACCAAAGACCGGGGCCAGAGCAGCACCAGCAACGTGTATAGTGTGCCCGACCAGCCCGGCGACTACACGGCCAAAAAAGTGGGCGCCATCGCCATTCCCGGCCAGGTGACCGACGCCGCTCTGCGCCCCGACGGCCGCCGCCTCGTGCTGCTGGGCCGCGGCGAGCTGTTCATCCTCGACGGCAACTCCTGGGCCGACATCCTGAAAGCCACGCCCCGGCAAGTGGCCCTCACCGGCGCCGGCCAAACCGAAGGCGCCGTCTTCAAAGACGATAAGACCTTGCTCATCAGCACCGAGCAGGGCGGGCTGTTCGAGTACACGCTGCCGTAG
- a CDS encoding four helix bundle protein, with the protein MHQPMEELMVFARFEEATGRIWDMVQQWKLLAQDTIGKQIIRSADSIGANLVEGDGRYSKADALHFFVIARGSARETCLWVKRAQERRLVSTHEAEALLQLLADGMRMLNNLITYRRNTPTPKT; encoded by the coding sequence ATGCATCAACCAATGGAGGAACTGATGGTCTTCGCGCGCTTTGAGGAAGCCACGGGACGCATTTGGGATATGGTGCAACAGTGGAAGTTGTTGGCCCAGGATACTATTGGTAAACAGATTATTCGCTCTGCCGATAGCATCGGGGCCAATTTAGTAGAAGGCGATGGACGCTACAGCAAGGCTGACGCGCTTCACTTTTTCGTCATTGCCCGTGGGTCAGCCCGTGAAACCTGCCTGTGGGTGAAACGCGCGCAGGAACGTCGTCTGGTTTCCACCCATGAGGCCGAAGCACTTCTCCAGCTATTAGCAGATGGAATGCGAATGCTCAATAACCTAATAACCTACCGCCGTAACACCCCAACACCAAAAACCTAA
- a CDS encoding DUF3857 domain-containing transglutaminase family protein: MKALLSLLAALPLSGLLLPPAAPAPKYAVADIPTALREGAHAVLRANDEVVTVKSAGRLVYAVHRVVTVLDAAGDDQGRHSVSYDALHALNYLRGAVYDADGRLLHQLRAAEIHDQGVGDAGGNFMTDVRVRYADLRQPQTPYTVEFDYELAVDNALFYPSFQPQDEEGLAVQSATFKVTTPSALPLRYQERQLPKGVAVTRGSASGQEVYEWRLANLPAVEEEEAAPPLAYTTPAVVLAPGNFEVQGYKGTAATWQGLGQWSYELNAGRDVLPPATVAKVQALVKDAPDARTKARRVYEMLQGSTRYISVQLGLGGWQTFPASSVASNGYGDCKALSNYTTALLAAAGVPAYVALVGAGADRPDLRADFPSSQFNHAIVCVPLAQAGKPDTLWLECTSQTAPFGYMGSFTGNRHALLVTPKGGQLVATPRYGVAENRQERRLDLFIDEKGGATATARTLRTGQEQDLYAQLLHELGPTDQKKYVTDHLRLPTFTLTKFNLAATPSKGAPGIVETLGLALPGFAAPSGKRVFIAPNLLSRLPALPAQVGERQTPVWLSDACLHADTVRLHLPAGFKPENLPAPVQLSTAYGIYSSQYAALPDGSIQYIRRLEMKRGQLPATAYAGYLDFRRKISAADKAQVVLLKTES; the protein is encoded by the coding sequence ATGAAAGCATTACTTTCCCTTCTGGCCGCCTTGCCCCTGAGTGGCCTTTTGCTGCCCCCGGCCGCGCCGGCGCCCAAGTACGCGGTGGCCGACATTCCAACGGCCTTGCGCGAGGGCGCCCACGCCGTGCTCCGCGCCAACGACGAAGTGGTAACCGTGAAGTCGGCCGGGCGGCTGGTATACGCCGTGCACCGCGTGGTTACAGTGCTGGATGCGGCCGGCGACGACCAGGGCCGCCACTCGGTGAGCTACGACGCGCTGCACGCTCTTAACTACCTGCGCGGCGCCGTGTACGACGCCGACGGCCGCCTGCTGCACCAGCTGCGCGCTGCCGAAATCCACGACCAGGGCGTGGGCGACGCGGGCGGCAATTTCATGACCGACGTGCGCGTGCGCTACGCCGATTTGCGCCAGCCCCAAACGCCCTACACCGTGGAATTTGACTACGAGCTGGCGGTGGATAATGCCTTGTTTTACCCCAGCTTTCAGCCCCAGGACGAGGAAGGCCTGGCCGTGCAAAGCGCCACCTTCAAGGTGACGACGCCGTCCGCCCTGCCCCTGCGCTACCAGGAGCGGCAGCTGCCCAAGGGCGTGGCCGTGACGCGTGGCAGCGCGTCCGGCCAGGAAGTGTACGAATGGCGGCTAGCTAACCTGCCTGCTGTGGAAGAGGAAGAAGCCGCCCCGCCGCTGGCCTACACCACGCCCGCGGTGGTGCTGGCGCCCGGCAATTTTGAAGTGCAAGGCTACAAGGGCACAGCTGCCACCTGGCAGGGCCTGGGCCAGTGGAGCTACGAGCTGAACGCCGGCCGCGACGTGTTGCCGCCCGCCACCGTGGCCAAGGTGCAGGCCCTGGTGAAGGATGCGCCCGATGCCCGCACCAAGGCCCGGCGCGTGTACGAAATGCTGCAGGGCAGCACCCGCTACATCTCGGTGCAGCTGGGCCTGGGCGGCTGGCAAACCTTCCCGGCCAGCTCGGTGGCCAGCAACGGCTACGGCGACTGCAAGGCCCTGAGCAACTACACCACGGCCCTGCTGGCCGCCGCCGGCGTGCCCGCCTACGTGGCCCTGGTGGGCGCCGGCGCCGACCGCCCCGACCTGCGCGCCGACTTCCCCAGCTCGCAGTTCAACCACGCCATTGTGTGCGTGCCCCTGGCCCAGGCCGGCAAGCCCGACACCCTGTGGCTGGAATGCACCAGCCAGACCGCGCCGTTTGGCTACATGGGCAGCTTCACCGGCAACCGCCACGCCCTGCTGGTGACGCCCAAGGGCGGACAACTGGTGGCCACGCCCCGCTACGGCGTGGCCGAAAACCGTCAGGAGCGCCGCCTCGACCTGTTCATCGACGAAAAAGGCGGGGCCACGGCCACGGCGCGCACCCTGCGCACCGGCCAGGAGCAGGACCTGTATGCCCAGCTGCTGCACGAGCTGGGCCCTACCGACCAGAAGAAGTACGTCACCGACCACCTCCGGCTGCCCACCTTTACGCTCACCAAATTCAACCTGGCTGCCACACCCAGCAAGGGCGCGCCCGGTATCGTCGAAACCCTGGGCCTGGCGCTGCCGGGCTTCGCGGCGCCCAGCGGCAAGCGCGTGTTCATTGCGCCCAACCTATTGAGCCGCCTGCCCGCCCTGCCCGCCCAGGTGGGCGAGCGCCAGACGCCCGTGTGGCTGTCCGACGCCTGCCTGCACGCCGACACCGTGCGCCTGCACCTGCCCGCCGGCTTCAAGCCCGAAAACCTGCCCGCGCCCGTGCAGCTCAGCACCGCTTATGGCATCTATTCCAGCCAGTATGCTGCCTTGCCTGATGGCAGCATTCAGTACATCCGCCGCCTCGAAATGAAGCGCGGCCAGCTGCCCGCCACCGCCTACGCCGGCTACCTGGATTTCCGCCGTAAAATCAGCGCCGCCGACAAGGCCCAAGTGGTGCTGCTGAAGACGGAGAGCTAG
- the lgt gene encoding prolipoprotein diacylglyceryl transferase — MPPFLAAIFWNVNPIIAHLGPVTLRWYGLFFMLPFVVGTFILTHIYRSERVSPQWVDVITIYMLIGTIVGARLGHMLFYDFEALMADPMVVFKIWQGGLASHGATIGILFACWLFARNNKFDYLWVLDRIVIVVALGGACIRTGNLMNSEIVGKPTDVAWAFVFPRDVEHWKQFAPNQPVPAGSYAVQRIASPEKGREAEVVSRPITGAVTADTNVAVPRHPTQIYEALFCIFLLVLLYSMWNRTKDRTPRGQLFGLFVVLLFTQRFLGEFLKENQVEFENGHLFNQGQLLSIPLILIGIWVLWRAGKDPKNPYGYAPRDLEEKEAAALPPTAR; from the coding sequence ATGCCGCCCTTTCTCGCCGCCATTTTCTGGAACGTCAACCCCATCATTGCCCACCTGGGGCCGGTCACGCTGCGCTGGTACGGGCTGTTTTTCATGCTGCCCTTCGTGGTGGGCACGTTCATCCTCACGCACATCTACCGCTCCGAGCGGGTGTCGCCGCAGTGGGTCGATGTGATTACCATTTACATGCTCATCGGCACCATTGTGGGCGCCCGGCTGGGCCACATGCTGTTTTATGATTTCGAGGCGCTGATGGCCGACCCCATGGTGGTGTTCAAAATCTGGCAGGGCGGGCTGGCCAGCCACGGCGCCACCATCGGCATCTTGTTCGCCTGCTGGCTGTTTGCCCGCAACAATAAGTTCGACTACCTGTGGGTGCTCGACCGCATTGTGATTGTGGTGGCGCTGGGCGGCGCCTGCATCCGCACCGGCAACCTGATGAACTCTGAAATCGTGGGCAAGCCGACGGACGTGGCCTGGGCCTTCGTGTTTCCGCGCGATGTGGAGCACTGGAAGCAGTTCGCGCCCAACCAGCCCGTGCCCGCCGGCTCTTATGCCGTGCAGCGCATTGCCAGCCCCGAAAAAGGCCGCGAGGCCGAAGTGGTGAGCCGGCCCATCACCGGCGCCGTCACGGCCGATACAAACGTGGCCGTGCCGCGCCACCCCACCCAGATTTACGAGGCGCTGTTCTGCATCTTCCTGCTCGTGCTGCTCTACTCAATGTGGAACCGCACCAAAGACCGCACACCGCGCGGGCAGCTGTTCGGGTTGTTTGTGGTGCTGTTGTTCACACAGCGCTTTTTGGGTGAGTTTTTGAAGGAGAATCAGGTGGAATTCGAAAACGGCCACCTCTTCAACCAGGGCCAGTTGCTGAGCATTCCGCTGATTCTCATTGGCATCTGGGTGCTGTGGCGGGCTGGCAAAGACCCGAAGAACCCCTACGGCTACGCCCCGCGCGACCTGGAGGAAAAAGAGGCGGCCGCCCTGCCGCCCACAGCGCGCTAA
- a CDS encoding LytR/AlgR family response regulator transcription factor — MQPTAPLTCLVVDDNEMNRLLLEHLIELTPQLELRASFANGVDCLNFFTQGGQVDVLFLDIEMPQLTGLELVRILPEPPPDIVLVTSHRDYAVDAFDLHVTDYVVKPVELPRFLQAVQRVVQRRQAAPVQPRPSLAAAAAESEFIFVKVNKKLLQVRLDDILYVEALSDYCVLVLDKQKLIVYSSLRRLEERLPVPRFVRVHRSYIINMRRIESVEDHMVRFAQVEVPVGKSYQEAFQRQLREF; from the coding sequence ATGCAGCCCACCGCTCCGCTCACCTGCCTGGTTGTCGACGACAACGAGATGAACCGTCTTCTCCTGGAGCACCTCATCGAGCTCACGCCGCAGCTGGAGCTGCGGGCCTCGTTTGCCAATGGCGTTGATTGCCTGAACTTTTTCACGCAGGGCGGGCAGGTCGACGTGTTGTTTCTCGACATCGAAATGCCTCAGCTCACGGGCCTGGAGCTGGTGCGCATTCTGCCCGAGCCCCCGCCCGACATCGTGCTCGTGACCTCGCACCGCGACTACGCCGTCGATGCCTTCGACCTGCACGTGACGGACTACGTGGTGAAGCCCGTGGAACTGCCCCGCTTCCTGCAGGCCGTGCAGCGGGTGGTGCAGCGCCGCCAGGCCGCACCCGTTCAGCCCCGGCCCAGCCTTGCCGCCGCGGCCGCCGAAAGCGAGTTTATCTTCGTGAAGGTGAACAAAAAGCTGCTTCAGGTGCGGCTCGACGACATTCTCTACGTCGAAGCCCTGTCGGACTACTGCGTGCTGGTGCTCGACAAGCAGAAACTCATCGTATACAGCTCGCTCCGGCGCTTGGAAGAGCGGCTGCCGGTTCCGCGCTTCGTGCGGGTGCACCGTTCCTACATCATCAACATGCGCCGCATCGAATCGGTGGAAGACCACATGGTGCGGTTTGCGCAGGTGGAAGTGCCGGTGGGCAAATCCTACCAAGAAGCGTTTCAGCGCCAGCTGCGGGAGTTTTAA
- the yidD gene encoding membrane protein insertion efficiency factor YidD → MSRLFRALFLGLVWFYQRFISPLTAPSCRYVPTCSVYAAEAIRKHGPWRGGRLALRRIASCHPWGGHGYDPVP, encoded by the coding sequence ATGTCCCGCCTATTCCGCGCCTTGTTTCTCGGCCTCGTCTGGTTCTACCAGCGCTTCATTTCGCCGCTCACGGCGCCGAGTTGCCGCTACGTGCCCACCTGCTCGGTGTATGCCGCGGAGGCCATCCGCAAGCACGGGCCCTGGCGGGGCGGGCGCCTGGCGCTGCGGCGCATTGCCAGCTGCCACCCTTGGGGCGGCCACGGCTACGACCCCGTACCTTAG
- a CDS encoding M48 family metallopeptidase, with the protein MPRSFSAAPRRETLLYRNQPLHYTLVFRSRRTIGFAVRPDGSVHISAPAGTSPEWVAQQVLRKADWILKHRESFARRPAPAPSRRYEAGSLHLYQGQAYPLRFAEASRPGVALEEETLVISSPAPLTEAETEALLHAWYARQAGPLFAESLARVWPRFAEFNLTRPTLSVRQMRTRWGSCTPRTARIRLSPELVRTRPECLDYVLLHECCHLLVGDHSKAFYDLQTRLLPDWERWKSDLNALPK; encoded by the coding sequence ATGCCCCGCTCCTTCTCCGCCGCGCCCCGCCGCGAAACCCTTCTTTACCGCAACCAACCGCTTCACTACACCCTGGTTTTCCGTTCGCGCCGCACCATCGGCTTCGCTGTGCGGCCCGACGGAAGCGTGCACATCAGCGCCCCCGCCGGCACCTCGCCCGAGTGGGTGGCCCAGCAGGTGCTGCGCAAAGCCGATTGGATTCTCAAACACCGGGAAAGCTTTGCCCGCCGCCCGGCGCCCGCACCCAGCCGCCGCTACGAGGCCGGCAGCCTGCACCTTTATCAGGGCCAGGCCTACCCGCTGCGTTTTGCCGAAGCCTCTCGGCCTGGCGTGGCTCTGGAGGAAGAAACACTCGTTATCAGTAGCCCCGCGCCGCTTACTGAAGCCGAAACCGAAGCCCTTCTGCACGCTTGGTATGCCCGGCAAGCAGGGCCGTTGTTTGCCGAGTCGCTGGCCCGGGTGTGGCCGCGCTTCGCGGAGTTTAACCTCACCCGCCCTACCCTCTCGGTGCGCCAGATGCGCACGCGCTGGGGCAGCTGCACGCCGCGCACGGCCCGCATTCGCCTCTCGCCCGAGTTGGTGCGCACCCGTCCCGAGTGCCTCGACTACGTGCTGCTACACGAATGCTGCCACCTGCTGGTGGGCGACCATTCCAAGGCTTTTTACGACCTGCAAACCCGCCTGCTGCCCGACTGGGAGCGCTGGAAATCGGATTTGAACGCGCTGCCGAAGTAG